Proteins encoded in a region of the Paramagnetospirillum magneticum AMB-1 genome:
- a CDS encoding DUF3486 family protein: protein MTSRGGVAELPPSVKTWLDRALADGNFSGYQRLEEALRQRGYGISKSAIHRYGQKLERRLAAIRASTEAAKLLADASPDDQDVRSEALTALIQSELFETIINLQEASEEDLPSADRVKLLSGAAKNIATLTRSSVGLKRFQAEVKAEMAKAASALVDKAERAATKAGERGLSSERLAQLRRDIAGMA from the coding sequence ATGACGTCGCGTGGCGGCGTCGCCGAATTGCCGCCCTCGGTCAAGACCTGGCTCGACCGGGCGCTGGCCGACGGCAATTTCAGCGGTTACCAGCGCCTTGAAGAGGCGTTGAGGCAACGCGGCTATGGCATCAGCAAGTCGGCCATTCACCGCTACGGCCAGAAGCTGGAACGGCGCCTGGCGGCGATCCGCGCCTCGACCGAGGCGGCCAAGCTGTTGGCCGATGCGTCGCCCGACGATCAGGATGTCCGGTCCGAGGCGCTGACCGCCCTGATCCAGTCCGAGTTGTTCGAGACCATCATCAACCTGCAGGAAGCGTCCGAGGAGGACTTGCCGTCCGCCGACCGGGTCAAGCTGCTGTCCGGCGCCGCCAAGAACATCGCCACCCTGACCCGCTCATCGGTGGGGCTGAAGCGCTTTCAGGCCGAGGTCAAGGCGGAGATGGCAAAGGCTGCCTCCGCCCTGGTGGACAAGGCCGAACGTGCCGCCACCAAGGCCGGCGAAAGGGGCCTGTCGTCCGAGCGCCTCGCCCAACTGCGGCGCGACATCGCGGGGATGGCGTGA
- a CDS encoding DUF935 domain-containing protein has product MSTQKSSLIDPVTGRPIEYDRLTEEESGPTLAGVRQILSDHPSSGLTPRRLASILIEAEQGNADAYLELAEDMEEKDLHYRAVLGTRRLQVSQLPITVEAASDETADQKIADLVREHLVDSGVIGKYLFDMMDAVGKGFSVGEILWNTTANLWTPTRIEWRDPRWFQFDPVDGRILLLKGGAAGMGMPEPLKPFGYIVHTHRTKSGLPIRGGLARAMAWLYLFKNFDIKAWVEFLEVFGQPIRLGKYHSGASEPDKATLLRAVRNLHKDAAAIIPDSMMVELIEAKISGTITVQKEFAEWADKQVSKAVLGQTGTTDVGQHVGTAKAHDKVKDDIERDDADQIGDTINAQLVRPFIDLNQGPQHRYPRLVIRRPDPVDTKLFMESVKTFVDMGGEVEQSVVRDVIGLPDPPQGKDVKLLRPSVGAPAPAEPPPDPAVEGGQIATQSQQSSAQATGTDVIDALVDAQLADWQPLVDPMVAPIHDLAARCATPEEFLARLPELLGTMDTDKLTEALARSMFTARLAGTTETDDLNG; this is encoded by the coding sequence ATGTCCACCCAGAAATCCAGCCTGATCGACCCGGTTACCGGGCGGCCCATCGAATATGACCGCCTGACCGAGGAGGAATCCGGGCCGACGCTCGCCGGCGTGCGCCAGATCCTGTCGGACCATCCCAGCTCGGGCCTCACCCCCCGGCGCCTCGCCTCCATCCTGATCGAGGCCGAGCAGGGCAATGCCGATGCCTATCTCGAACTGGCCGAGGACATGGAGGAAAAGGACCTCCATTACCGCGCCGTGCTGGGCACGCGGCGCCTGCAGGTGTCGCAGCTTCCCATCACCGTCGAGGCCGCCAGCGACGAGACGGCCGACCAGAAGATCGCCGACCTGGTGCGCGAGCACCTGGTGGACAGCGGGGTGATCGGCAAATACCTGTTCGACATGATGGATGCGGTGGGCAAGGGGTTCTCGGTGGGCGAGATCCTCTGGAACACCACCGCCAACCTGTGGACGCCCACCCGCATCGAATGGCGCGATCCCCGCTGGTTCCAGTTCGATCCGGTCGACGGCCGCATCCTGCTGCTCAAGGGCGGCGCCGCCGGCATGGGCATGCCCGAGCCCCTGAAGCCCTTCGGCTACATCGTTCACACCCACAGGACCAAGTCCGGCCTGCCGATCCGGGGCGGCCTGGCCCGTGCCATGGCCTGGCTGTACCTGTTCAAGAATTTCGACATCAAGGCCTGGGTGGAATTCCTGGAGGTGTTCGGCCAGCCGATCCGGCTGGGCAAGTACCATTCCGGCGCCTCTGAGCCCGACAAGGCCACCTTGCTGCGCGCCGTGCGTAACCTGCACAAGGACGCCGCCGCCATCATCCCCGATTCCATGATGGTCGAGCTGATCGAGGCCAAGATCAGCGGCACCATCACGGTGCAAAAGGAATTCGCCGAGTGGGCCGACAAGCAGGTGTCCAAGGCGGTATTGGGCCAGACCGGCACCACCGACGTGGGCCAGCACGTGGGCACCGCCAAGGCCCACGACAAGGTCAAGGACGACATCGAGCGCGACGACGCCGACCAGATCGGCGACACCATCAACGCGCAACTGGTCCGTCCCTTCATCGACCTCAATCAGGGACCACAGCATCGCTATCCCCGCCTGGTGATCCGCCGCCCAGATCCCGTCGACACCAAGCTGTTCATGGAATCGGTCAAGACCTTCGTGGATATGGGCGGCGAGGTCGAGCAATCGGTGGTCCGCGACGTCATCGGCCTGCCCGACCCGCCCCAGGGCAAGGACGTCAAGCTGCTGCGCCCCTCGGTTGGCGCTCCGGCGCCGGCCGAGCCGCCCCCAGATCCCGCCGTCGAGGGCGGGCAGATCGCCACCCAGTCGCAGCAATCCAGCGCCCAGGCCACCGGCACCGACGTGATCGACGCCCTGGTGGATGCCCAACTGGCCGACTGGCAGCCCCTGGTCGATCCCATGGTCGCGCCGATCCACGACCTGGCCGCCCGCTGCGCCACGCCCGAGGAGTTCCTGGCTCGCCTGCCCGAGCTGCTGGGCACGATGGATACGGATAAGCTGACCGAGGCCCTGGCGCGGTCCATGTTCACCGCCCGTCTGGCCGGCACCACCGAAACCGACGATCTCAATGGCTAG
- a CDS encoding phage head morphogenesis protein has translation MASPMLPALPPAEAVAAFRNRGKRLEPSFAWQDLWHEDHATAFTVAKSTGFDILKDLHQSLADALANGTLEKDWRRQITPILQAKGWWGRQAMEDPLTGETKMVQLGSARRLHVIFDTNLRTAHAAGRWAQIERSAELAPFLRYSAVLDSRTRPEHREWNGTVLRWDHPWWDTHFPPNGWFCRCTVTQMGESDLARLGLTESDGPPADPAPPRAYINPRTGEVSEVPAGIDPGFAYNPGRTGSPPAPTTPPASPSPSPAPLAAPLAETIPGRAARAAAAKWVDAPPALAAAAGKDATAMLPALEADFATWVERIATGQAHAMGDKRVVGTLSEPVLEHLAAEQIVPESGAITLLDRDLTHFIRRLKKDLGKAPDLADLEGIPSSIANPQVVIWDADQRNLLYVTAAAGDEDRTLKLVVAVNHAIKQRQADGKRAIVQTNAVIHASRMDAQILSQDRRRYILIEGSLE, from the coding sequence ATGGCTAGTCCCATGCTGCCGGCGCTGCCCCCCGCCGAAGCGGTGGCGGCCTTCCGCAACAGGGGCAAGCGGCTGGAGCCCAGCTTCGCCTGGCAGGATCTCTGGCACGAGGACCACGCCACCGCCTTCACGGTGGCCAAGTCCACCGGCTTCGACATCCTCAAGGATCTGCACCAGTCCCTGGCCGATGCCCTGGCCAACGGCACCCTGGAGAAGGACTGGCGGCGCCAGATCACCCCCATCCTCCAGGCCAAAGGCTGGTGGGGCCGCCAGGCCATGGAGGACCCGCTGACCGGCGAAACCAAGATGGTCCAGCTGGGCTCGGCGCGGCGCCTGCATGTGATCTTTGACACCAATCTGCGCACCGCCCATGCCGCCGGCCGCTGGGCGCAGATCGAACGCTCGGCCGAGCTGGCGCCATTCCTGCGCTATTCCGCCGTGCTGGACAGCCGCACCCGGCCGGAACACCGGGAATGGAACGGCACCGTGCTGCGCTGGGACCATCCCTGGTGGGATACCCATTTCCCGCCCAACGGCTGGTTCTGCCGCTGTACCGTCACCCAGATGGGGGAGAGCGATCTGGCCCGCCTGGGGCTGACGGAATCCGATGGCCCGCCCGCTGATCCCGCGCCGCCTAGGGCTTACATCAATCCCCGCACCGGCGAGGTGTCGGAAGTCCCCGCCGGCATCGATCCCGGCTTCGCCTATAACCCCGGCCGGACAGGCTCCCCGCCGGCACCGACAACGCCCCCCGCTAGCCCATCGCCGTCCCCGGCGCCATTGGCAGCGCCGCTGGCCGAGACCATTCCCGGCCGGGCCGCCCGCGCCGCCGCCGCGAAATGGGTGGATGCGCCGCCCGCCTTGGCCGCCGCCGCCGGAAAGGACGCGACTGCCATGCTGCCGGCGCTGGAGGCGGACTTCGCCACCTGGGTCGAGCGAATCGCCACCGGCCAGGCCCATGCCATGGGCGACAAGCGGGTGGTGGGCACACTGTCCGAGCCGGTGCTGGAGCATCTGGCCGCCGAGCAGATCGTGCCCGAGAGCGGGGCGATCACCTTGCTGGACCGCGACCTGACCCATTTCATCCGCCGCCTGAAGAAGGATCTGGGCAAGGCGCCGGACCTTGCCGACCTGGAAGGCATCCCGTCTTCCATCGCCAACCCGCAGGTGGTGATCTGGGATGCCGACCAGCGGAACCTGCTGTATGTCACCGCCGCCGCCGGTGACGAGGACCGCACCCTCAAGCTGGTGGTCGCCGTCAATCACGCCATCAAGCAGCGCCAGGCCGACGGCAAGCGCGCCATCGTCCAGACCAACGCCGTCATCCATGCCAGCCGCATGGATGCGCAGATCCTGAGCCAGGACCGGCGGCGCTATATTCTGATCGAGGGGAGTCTGGAATGA
- a CDS encoding phage protease, whose product MTEGTSHVADEQGAALATASAVALPEGEVVVASAGLELPDGAPEWVMLLPYGTFRGRDGRGPYTLSGPDHAAQVIATSGSYQRGADYPFDYEHQAQLTAKNGQPVIASGWGKQLEARPDGLYARIAWTETAASRIAAKECRYISPAFTHDPQGRVLRIVGGGLVAMPNLEIPALAHQGQAGQQGESMDPILKALLDALGLAAGTTPEAVAAHAQKMIAGHKVAIKLLGLPETTAPDQVATAAQAAFAGLATALGVDQASATFPALATAAQTLADKAKAGGAVDLTQYIPMTAHLAVASQLAALQGQTAQSEAARAVDDAIKAGKITPALKDWALATASQDLAFFKGYVEKAPVLVATAAQGGTTQAPPPGTATGAQTLTADELAVASQLGLTAEQFAKTKEDK is encoded by the coding sequence ATGACCGAGGGGACCTCTCATGTAGCGGACGAACAGGGTGCGGCGCTGGCCACCGCCAGCGCCGTCGCTCTGCCCGAGGGCGAGGTCGTCGTTGCTTCGGCCGGACTTGAGCTTCCCGATGGCGCCCCCGAATGGGTCATGCTGCTCCCCTACGGCACCTTCCGGGGCAGGGATGGCCGTGGCCCCTATACCCTGAGCGGCCCCGATCATGCGGCCCAAGTGATCGCCACCTCGGGCTCGTACCAGCGGGGTGCCGATTACCCCTTCGATTACGAACACCAGGCCCAGCTGACCGCCAAGAACGGCCAGCCCGTCATCGCGTCGGGCTGGGGCAAGCAGTTGGAGGCCCGTCCCGACGGCCTCTATGCCCGCATCGCCTGGACCGAGACCGCCGCGTCCCGCATTGCGGCCAAGGAGTGCCGGTACATCAGCCCGGCCTTTACCCATGACCCCCAGGGCCGGGTGCTGCGCATCGTCGGCGGCGGCCTGGTGGCCATGCCTAATCTGGAAATCCCGGCGTTGGCCCATCAGGGCCAGGCCGGTCAACAAGGAGAGTCCATGGACCCCATCCTCAAGGCGCTGCTCGATGCGCTCGGCCTGGCCGCCGGCACCACGCCGGAAGCCGTCGCCGCCCATGCCCAGAAGATGATCGCCGGCCACAAGGTCGCCATCAAGCTCCTGGGCCTGCCCGAAACCACCGCCCCGGATCAGGTGGCCACCGCCGCCCAGGCCGCCTTCGCCGGTCTGGCCACCGCGCTGGGCGTCGATCAGGCCTCGGCCACCTTCCCGGCCCTGGCCACCGCCGCCCAGACCCTGGCGGACAAGGCCAAGGCCGGCGGTGCCGTCGACCTGACTCAGTACATCCCCATGACTGCGCATCTGGCCGTGGCCTCCCAGCTGGCCGCGCTGCAGGGCCAGACCGCCCAGTCCGAGGCCGCCCGCGCCGTGGATGACGCCATCAAGGCCGGCAAGATCACCCCGGCGCTCAAGGATTGGGCCTTGGCGACGGCCTCCCAGGACTTGGCGTTCTTCAAGGGCTATGTCGAGAAGGCCCCCGTCCTGGTGGCCACCGCCGCCCAGGGCGGCACCACCCAGGCCCCGCCGCCCGGCACCGCCACCGGCGCCCAGACGCTGACCGCCGACGAGCTGGCGGTGGCTAGCCAGCTGGGCCTGACTGCCGAGCAGTTCGCCAAGACCAAGGAGGACAAGTAG
- a CDS encoding Mu-like prophage major head subunit gpT family protein: MIINGNNLRSLFVGFKASFQGGLDGTVTHYQHVAMTVPSSNREEDYGWLGKFPRMREWLGDRVVHGVSAHGYTIKNKPFELTIGVGKEDIEDDNLGIYAPLFKGMGESVAAHPDELVFDQVKAGFSTPCYDKQYFFDTDHPVLDANGQVISVANTDGGSGTPWFLMDLSRSVKPVIYQERKKPSFVPKDKETDDNVFDRKEYVYGVDSRDNVGFGLWQLAWGSKQTLDKAHYKAAREAMMGMKGDHGRPLGIRPTHLVVPPALEGAALEILNAERDAAGATNVYKGTAELIVCPWLA, encoded by the coding sequence ATGATCATCAACGGCAACAATCTCCGCTCGCTGTTTGTCGGCTTCAAGGCCTCCTTCCAGGGCGGCCTCGACGGCACCGTCACCCATTATCAGCACGTCGCCATGACGGTTCCCTCCTCCAACCGCGAGGAGGATTACGGCTGGCTCGGCAAGTTCCCGCGCATGCGCGAGTGGCTGGGTGACCGCGTGGTTCACGGCGTCAGCGCCCACGGCTACACCATCAAGAACAAGCCGTTCGAGCTGACCATCGGCGTGGGAAAGGAAGACATCGAGGACGACAACCTCGGCATCTACGCGCCCCTGTTCAAGGGCATGGGCGAATCGGTGGCGGCCCATCCCGACGAACTGGTGTTCGATCAGGTCAAGGCCGGCTTCAGTACCCCCTGCTACGACAAGCAGTACTTCTTCGACACCGACCATCCGGTGCTCGACGCCAACGGCCAGGTCATCTCGGTGGCCAACACCGATGGCGGCTCCGGCACGCCCTGGTTCCTGATGGACCTGTCCCGTTCGGTCAAGCCGGTCATCTACCAGGAGCGCAAGAAGCCCAGCTTCGTCCCCAAGGATAAGGAGACGGATGATAACGTCTTCGACCGCAAGGAATACGTCTACGGCGTCGATTCCCGCGACAACGTCGGCTTCGGCCTGTGGCAGTTGGCCTGGGGGTCCAAGCAGACCCTGGACAAGGCCCATTACAAGGCCGCCCGCGAGGCCATGATGGGCATGAAGGGCGATCACGGCCGCCCGCTCGGCATCCGCCCGACCCATCTGGTCGTTCCGCCCGCGCTGGAGGGGGCCGCGCTGGAGATTCTCAATGCCGAACGCGACGCGGCCGGTGCCACCAACGTCTACAAGGGTACGGCCGAGCTGATCGTCTGCCCGTGGCTCGCTTAA
- a CDS encoding HI1506-related protein translates to MKMIRVLSKVDGFRRGGRAWTGSTTVPASEFTKDQIAALKAEDNLVVDEFDAPDPEANSGKPPAKGKAADTDPPK, encoded by the coding sequence ATGAAGATGATCCGCGTACTGTCCAAGGTCGATGGCTTCCGCCGTGGTGGCCGCGCCTGGACCGGTTCCACTACCGTTCCCGCCTCCGAGTTCACCAAGGACCAGATCGCTGCCCTGAAGGCCGAGGACAATCTGGTGGTCGACGAGTTCGACGCGCCCGATCCCGAGGCCAATTCCGGAAAGCCCCCCGCCAAGGGCAAGGCCGCCGACACCGATCCGCCCAAGTAA
- a CDS encoding gp436 family protein, translated as MPYATLQDLTDRYGVDELTALTDRTGTGEPDPVVIGRALDDAGRIIESHLGSRYGLPLNPVDPVVQLWACDIARFLLYKSEVSDAVKARYASALKALVQAQDGSITLQAGGVVARPASDSVQFAGDDRFFDRDSLKVF; from the coding sequence GTGCCTTACGCCACCCTCCAGGATCTCACCGACCGCTACGGCGTTGACGAGCTGACAGCTCTCACCGACCGCACCGGCACGGGCGAGCCCGATCCGGTGGTGATCGGTCGGGCGCTGGACGATGCCGGCCGGATCATCGAGTCCCATCTGGGCTCGCGCTACGGCCTGCCGCTTAATCCGGTCGACCCGGTGGTCCAGCTGTGGGCCTGCGATATCGCCCGATTCCTGCTCTACAAGTCCGAGGTTTCCGACGCGGTGAAGGCCCGCTACGCGAGCGCCCTCAAGGCTCTGGTTCAGGCCCAGGACGGCTCGATCACCCTTCAGGCCGGCGGTGTGGTCGCCCGGCCGGCGTCCGATTCCGTCCAGTTTGCCGGCGACGACCGCTTCTTCGACCGCGACAGCCTGAAGGTGTTTTGA